The Pseudomonas orientalis genome contains a region encoding:
- the ftsE gene encoding cell division ATP-binding protein FtsE, with protein sequence MIRFEQVGKRYANGHVGLHELSFRVRRGEFLFVTGHSGAGKSTLLRLLLAMERPTTGKLLLAGQDLATISNAQIPFLRRQIGVVFQNHQLLFDRTVFNNIALPLQILGLSKAEIVKRVDSALERVALSDKTDLYPGDLSTGQQQRVGIARAIVHRPALLLADEPTGNLDPRLAAEIMGVFEDINRLGTSVLIASHDLALIARMRHRMLTLQRGRLIGDGEAGV encoded by the coding sequence ATGATTCGATTCGAACAGGTCGGTAAACGCTACGCCAACGGGCATGTGGGCTTGCATGAGCTGAGCTTTCGAGTACGGCGGGGCGAGTTTTTGTTCGTCACCGGTCACTCCGGCGCCGGTAAGAGCACCTTGTTGCGCCTGCTGCTGGCGATGGAGCGTCCCACCACCGGCAAGCTGTTGCTGGCGGGCCAGGACCTGGCCACCATCAGCAACGCGCAGATCCCGTTCCTGCGCCGCCAGATAGGCGTGGTGTTCCAGAACCACCAGTTGCTGTTCGATCGCACGGTGTTCAACAACATCGCCTTGCCCCTGCAGATCCTGGGGCTGTCCAAGGCCGAGATCGTCAAGCGGGTGGATTCGGCCCTGGAACGCGTGGCGTTGTCGGACAAGACCGACCTCTACCCCGGCGACCTGTCCACCGGCCAGCAACAGCGCGTGGGTATCGCCCGCGCCATCGTCCACCGCCCGGCCTTGCTGCTGGCGGACGAACCCACCGGTAACCTCGACCCGCGCCTGGCGGCCGAGATCATGGGGGTGTTCGAAGACATCAATCGCCTGGGCACCAGCGTATTGATCGCCAGCCACGACCTGGCCCTGATTGCCCGTATGCGTCACCGCATGCTGACCCTGCAACGCGGCCGCCTGATCGGCGACGGGGAGGCCGGCGTATGA
- a CDS encoding M16 family metallopeptidase produces MSDRKSSRLILPGLIAVTLCAASAVYFLRPSESVASPALDKAQSASKLQSLAELDGKAPTNRKLDVQTWTTAEGAKVLFVEAHELPMFDVRILFAAGSSQDGNVPGLALMTNAMLNEGVPGKDVSQIASGFEGLGADFGNGAYRDMALVSLRSLSDSDKREAALALFDDVIGKPTFPADSLARIKNQILAGFEYQKQNPAKLASIELFKRLYGDHPYAHPSEGTPESVPAITVQQMQAFHAKAYAAGNAVIAVVGDLTRAEAEAMTAKVSAALPKGPALAKIAQPTEPKAGLSRIEFPSKQTHLLFAQLGIDRADPDYAALSLGNQILGGGGFGTRLMSEVREKRGLTYGVYSGFSPMQVRGPFMINLQTRAEMSGGTLRLVEDVVADYLKNGPTQKELDDAKRELAGSFPLSTASNADIVGQLGAMGFYNLPLSYLEDFMKQSQALTVEQVKAAMNKHLSADKMVIVTAGPTIAQKPLPPPTDKPAEQPLGVPEH; encoded by the coding sequence ATGAGTGACCGCAAAAGCAGCCGCCTGATTCTGCCCGGCCTGATCGCCGTTACCCTGTGCGCGGCCAGTGCCGTGTACTTCCTGCGCCCGAGCGAATCGGTTGCCAGCCCGGCGCTGGACAAAGCTCAATCGGCAAGCAAGCTGCAATCGCTGGCTGAGCTGGACGGTAAAGCGCCGACCAACCGCAAGCTCGATGTGCAGACCTGGACCACCGCCGAAGGCGCCAAGGTGCTGTTCGTCGAAGCCCATGAGTTGCCGATGTTCGACGTGCGCATCCTGTTCGCCGCCGGCAGCAGCCAGGACGGCAACGTGCCGGGACTGGCCTTGATGACCAATGCCATGCTCAACGAAGGCGTGCCGGGCAAGGACGTCAGCCAGATCGCCAGCGGTTTTGAAGGCCTGGGCGCCGACTTTGGCAATGGCGCCTACCGCGACATGGCCCTGGTGTCCCTGCGCAGCCTGAGCGACAGCGACAAGCGCGAGGCCGCACTGGCGCTGTTCGATGACGTGATCGGCAAGCCGACGTTCCCCGCCGATTCACTGGCGCGCATCAAGAACCAGATCCTGGCCGGCTTCGAATACCAGAAACAGAACCCCGCCAAGCTGGCGAGTATCGAGCTGTTCAAGCGCCTGTACGGCGACCACCCGTATGCCCACCCAAGCGAAGGCACGCCTGAAAGCGTTCCGGCGATTACCGTGCAACAGATGCAGGCCTTCCACGCCAAAGCCTACGCGGCGGGCAATGCGGTGATCGCAGTGGTCGGCGACCTGACCCGCGCCGAAGCCGAAGCCATGACCGCCAAGGTTTCTGCAGCATTGCCCAAGGGCCCGGCGCTGGCGAAGATTGCCCAGCCGACGGAGCCCAAGGCCGGCCTGAGCCGTATCGAGTTTCCCTCCAAGCAAACCCATCTGCTGTTCGCCCAACTGGGCATTGACCGCGCAGACCCGGATTACGCGGCCTTGTCCCTGGGCAACCAGATTCTCGGCGGCGGAGGCTTCGGCACCCGTCTAATGAGCGAAGTGCGCGAAAAACGCGGCCTGACCTACGGCGTGTACTCCGGTTTTTCGCCGATGCAGGTGCGCGGCCCGTTCATGATCAACCTGCAGACCCGCGCCGAAATGAGCGGCGGCACCCTGCGTCTGGTTGAAGACGTGGTGGCTGACTACCTCAAAAACGGCCCCACCCAGAAAGAACTGGATGACGCCAAGCGCGAACTGGCCGGCAGCTTTCCGCTGTCCACCGCCAGCAACGCCGATATCGTCGGGCAGTTGGGGGCCATGGGTTTCTACAACCTGCCGCTGAGCTATCTGGAAGATTTCATGAAACAATCCCAGGCCCTGACCGTAGAGCAGGTCAAGGCTGCAATGAACAAACACTTGAGCGCCGACAAGATGGTCATCGTGACCGCCGGCCCGACGATTGCGCAAAAGCCACTACCGCCCCCCACTGATAAACCCGCCGAGCAGCCGCTCGGGGTTCCGGAGCATTAA
- the rsmD gene encoding 16S rRNA (guanine(966)-N(2))-methyltransferase RsmD → MASSSRPKKPVHNVHNGVGQLRIIGGEWGSRKLSFPDVVGLRPTPDRVRETLFNWLAPYIGGAKVLDPFAGSGALFLEALSRGAAQAQALDASNVAVSSLKEHLGTLRCTNGQVQTADALRYLETQAASEYDVVFLDPPFNQNLLPTVCALLEERQWLAPDAWIYTESETAPSTLGLPGSWRLHREQKSGRVYYALWHRAL, encoded by the coding sequence ATGGCCAGTTCATCTCGCCCGAAAAAACCTGTCCACAACGTGCATAACGGTGTGGGCCAACTGCGCATCATTGGCGGTGAATGGGGCAGCCGCAAGCTGAGCTTCCCCGATGTCGTGGGCCTGCGTCCGACCCCGGATCGCGTGCGCGAAACCCTGTTCAACTGGCTGGCGCCGTACATCGGCGGCGCCAAGGTACTCGACCCGTTTGCCGGCAGTGGCGCGTTGTTCCTGGAGGCGCTGTCCCGTGGCGCGGCCCAGGCACAGGCGCTGGATGCGAGCAATGTAGCGGTGTCCAGCCTCAAGGAACACTTGGGTACCTTGCGCTGCACCAATGGCCAGGTCCAGACCGCCGATGCCTTGCGCTACCTGGAAACCCAGGCCGCCAGCGAATACGACGTGGTGTTCCTCGACCCGCCGTTCAACCAGAACCTGCTGCCGACCGTGTGTGCGTTGCTGGAAGAACGCCAATGGCTGGCACCGGATGCGTGGATCTACACTGAAAGCGAGACCGCGCCGTCGACGCTCGGCCTGCCGGGCAGCTGGCGCCTGCACCGGGAGCAGAAATCCGGGCGGGTGTATTACGCGCTGTGGCACCGCGCCCTGTAG
- a CDS encoding M16 family metallopeptidase, with translation MNALARRAAGLLLSTVCLPLSALAADPQPTHEFTLDNGLKVVVREDHRAPVVVSQVWYKVGSSYETPGQTGLSHALEHMMFKGSAKVGPGEASLILRDLGAEENAFTSDDYTAYYQVLARDRLGVAFELEADRMASLRLPADEFSREIEVIKEERRLRTDDNPMSKAFERFKAMAFPASGYHTPTIGWMADLERMKVEELRHWYQAWYVPNNATLVVVGDVTPDEVKTLAQRYFGPIPKRDVPPAKIPLELAEPGERLLTLHVQTQLPSVMLGFNVPGLATAEDKRSVQALRLISALLDGGYSARISEQLERGEELVSAASTNYDAYTRGDTLFMLSATPNQQKKKTVAQAEAGLWRLLEELKAKPPTAEELERIRAQVIAGVVYQRDSITSQATAIGSLETVGLSWKLMDTELADLQSVTPEDIQKAARTYFTRERLSVAHVLPEETAHE, from the coding sequence ATGAATGCTCTAGCCCGCCGCGCCGCAGGCCTGCTGCTCAGCACAGTTTGTCTGCCCCTTTCAGCTTTGGCTGCCGATCCACAACCCACCCACGAATTCACCCTCGACAACGGCCTCAAGGTCGTCGTGCGCGAAGATCATCGTGCGCCGGTGGTGGTTTCCCAGGTCTGGTACAAGGTGGGCTCGAGCTACGAAACCCCGGGCCAGACCGGTTTGTCCCACGCCCTGGAACACATGATGTTCAAGGGCAGCGCCAAGGTCGGCCCCGGCGAAGCCTCGCTGATCCTGCGCGACCTGGGCGCCGAAGAAAACGCGTTCACCAGTGACGACTACACCGCTTACTATCAGGTGCTGGCCCGCGACCGCCTGGGCGTGGCCTTCGAGCTGGAAGCCGACCGCATGGCCAGCCTGCGCCTGCCGGCCGATGAGTTCAGCCGCGAAATCGAGGTGATCAAGGAAGAGCGCCGCCTGCGCACCGACGACAACCCGATGTCCAAGGCCTTTGAACGTTTCAAGGCCATGGCCTTCCCGGCCAGCGGCTATCACACGCCAACCATCGGCTGGATGGCCGACCTGGAACGCATGAAGGTCGAGGAACTGCGCCACTGGTACCAGGCCTGGTACGTACCGAACAACGCGACCCTGGTGGTGGTCGGCGATGTCACGCCGGACGAGGTGAAAACCCTGGCCCAGCGCTACTTCGGCCCGATCCCCAAGCGCGACGTCCCGCCCGCCAAGATTCCGCTGGAGCTGGCCGAGCCCGGCGAGCGCCTGCTGACCCTGCACGTGCAAACCCAATTGCCAAGCGTCATGCTCGGTTTCAACGTGCCGGGCCTTGCGACTGCCGAAGACAAGCGCTCGGTACAAGCCCTGCGCCTGATCTCGGCCCTGCTCGACGGCGGCTACAGCGCGCGTATCTCCGAGCAGCTGGAGCGCGGTGAAGAACTGGTCTCCGCCGCCTCCACCAATTACGACGCCTATACCCGCGGCGACACGCTGTTCATGCTGAGCGCCACGCCTAACCAGCAGAAGAAAAAGACCGTCGCCCAAGCCGAAGCCGGCCTGTGGCGCCTGTTGGAAGAGCTCAAGGCCAAGCCGCCTACCGCCGAAGAACTCGAGCGCATCCGCGCCCAGGTGATAGCGGGCGTGGTTTACCAGCGCGACTCCATCACCAGCCAGGCCACGGCCATTGGCTCGCTGGAGACCGTCGGCCTGTCGTGGAAGCTGATGGACACCGAGCTTGCTGACCTGCAAAGCGTGACCCCGGAAGATATCCAAAAGGCTGCGCGCACCTATTTCACCCGGGAACGTCTGAGCGTCGCCCATGTTTTGCCCGAGGAGACCGCTCATGAGTGA
- the rpoH gene encoding RNA polymerase sigma factor RpoH produces the protein MTTSLQPAYALVPGANLEAYVHTVNSIPLLTPEQERELAESLYYEQDLGAARQMVLAHLRFVVHIARSYSGYGLAQADLIQEGNVGLMKAVKRFNPEMGVRLVSFAVHWIKAEIHEFILRNWRIVKVATTKAQRKLFFNLRSQKKRLAWLNNEEVHRVAESLGVEPREVREMESRLTGHDMAFDPAAEADDDSAFQSPANYLEDHRYDPARQLEDADWSDNSNHNLHEALEVLDDRSRDILYQRWLAEEKATLHDLAQKYNVSAERIRQLEKSAMNKLKLSIAA, from the coding sequence ATGACCACTTCTTTGCAACCTGCTTATGCCTTGGTCCCGGGTGCGAACCTGGAAGCCTATGTGCACACGGTAAACAGCATTCCTTTGCTGACGCCCGAGCAGGAGCGTGAACTGGCCGAGAGTCTCTACTATGAGCAGGATTTGGGGGCGGCTCGGCAGATGGTGCTCGCCCACCTGCGTTTTGTCGTACATATCGCCCGTAGCTATAGCGGCTACGGCCTGGCCCAGGCTGACCTGATCCAGGAAGGCAACGTCGGCCTGATGAAGGCGGTCAAGCGCTTCAACCCGGAAATGGGTGTGCGCCTGGTGTCGTTCGCCGTGCACTGGATCAAGGCGGAAATCCACGAGTTCATCCTGCGCAACTGGCGCATTGTGAAAGTGGCGACCACCAAGGCCCAGCGCAAGCTGTTCTTCAACCTGCGCAGCCAGAAGAAACGCCTGGCGTGGCTGAACAACGAGGAAGTCCACCGCGTGGCCGAAAGCCTCGGCGTGGAGCCCCGTGAAGTGCGCGAGATGGAAAGTCGCCTGACCGGCCATGACATGGCCTTCGACCCGGCTGCCGAGGCAGACGACGACAGCGCCTTCCAATCGCCGGCCAACTACCTGGAAGACCACCGGTACGACCCGGCGCGTCAACTGGAAGATGCCGACTGGAGCGACAACTCCAATCACAACCTGCACGAAGCGCTGGAAGTGCTGGACGACCGCAGCCGTGACATTCTCTACCAGCGCTGGCTGGCGGAAGAAAAAGCCACGCTGCACGACCTGGCGCAGAAGTACAACGTGTCGGCCGAGCGGATTCGTCAGCTTGAGAAAAGCGCGATGAACAAGCTGAAGTTGTCGATCGCTGCCTAA
- the ftsY gene encoding signal recognition particle-docking protein FtsY has product MFGSNDDKKTPAAAGEKKGLFGWLRKKPQETVVEQPQVQPEPTPEPIVEAEPVAETPAPVVLPIAEPVLQPVVEAEPAPEPEPEHKPWLELPVAEEPVALVEDVQAEHVTPPIPVAPPVEVVVTAPPAVEMPAEVPAEVPAAVAVPGVIEEPAAPAETSKTGFFARLKQGLSKTSASIGEGMASLFLGKKTIDDELLEDIETRLLTADVGVEATAVIIQSLTQKVARKQLTDADALYKSLQAELAAMLKPVEAPLVITPKKPFVILVVGVNGAGKTTTIGKLAKKLQGEGKKVMLAAGDTFRAAAVEQLQVWGERNKIPVIAQHTGADSASVIFDAVQAAKARNIDVLIADTAGRLHTKDNLMEELKKVRRVIGKLDADAPHEVLLVLDAGTGQNAISQAKQFNQTVQLTGLALTKLDGTAKGGVIFALAKQFGLPIRYIGVGEGIDDLRTFEAEPFVQALFAERERS; this is encoded by the coding sequence ATGTTTGGTTCCAACGACGACAAGAAGACCCCAGCTGCGGCTGGCGAGAAAAAAGGCCTGTTCGGATGGCTGCGCAAAAAGCCGCAGGAAACCGTCGTCGAACAGCCGCAGGTTCAACCCGAACCTACCCCTGAGCCTATAGTAGAAGCCGAGCCGGTTGCCGAAACGCCGGCACCGGTGGTGTTGCCTATCGCGGAGCCGGTGTTGCAGCCGGTGGTCGAGGCAGAACCTGCGCCTGAACCTGAACCCGAGCACAAACCGTGGCTGGAGCTGCCGGTAGCCGAGGAGCCGGTGGCGCTTGTCGAGGATGTGCAGGCTGAACACGTGACGCCGCCCATTCCTGTGGCGCCGCCGGTAGAGGTTGTCGTCACGGCGCCCCCAGCAGTCGAAATGCCTGCTGAAGTCCCTGCTGAAGTGCCAGCTGCAGTTGCCGTGCCTGGGGTCATCGAAGAGCCCGCCGCCCCCGCCGAAACCAGTAAAACCGGCTTCTTCGCCCGCCTCAAGCAGGGCCTGAGCAAAACCAGCGCCAGTATCGGCGAAGGCATGGCCAGCCTGTTCCTCGGCAAAAAGACCATCGATGACGAGCTGCTGGAAGACATTGAAACCCGCCTGCTTACCGCAGACGTGGGCGTCGAAGCCACCGCCGTGATCATCCAGAGCCTGACCCAGAAAGTCGCGCGCAAGCAGTTGACCGACGCCGACGCGTTGTACAAGTCCCTGCAGGCCGAGCTGGCCGCCATGCTTAAACCGGTTGAAGCGCCGCTGGTGATTACGCCGAAGAAACCTTTCGTGATCCTGGTCGTGGGCGTCAACGGCGCCGGCAAGACCACCACCATCGGCAAGTTGGCCAAAAAGCTGCAGGGTGAGGGCAAGAAAGTCATGCTCGCCGCCGGCGACACCTTCCGTGCCGCTGCCGTCGAGCAGCTGCAAGTGTGGGGTGAGCGCAACAAGATCCCGGTGATCGCCCAGCACACGGGGGCCGACTCCGCTTCGGTGATCTTCGATGCCGTGCAGGCCGCCAAGGCCCGTAACATCGATGTGTTGATCGCCGACACCGCCGGTCGCCTGCACACCAAAGACAACTTGATGGAAGAGCTGAAGAAAGTCCGCCGCGTGATCGGCAAGCTCGACGCCGATGCCCCCCATGAAGTGCTGCTGGTGCTCGACGCCGGTACCGGCCAGAACGCCATCAGCCAGGCCAAGCAATTCAACCAGACGGTGCAACTGACCGGCCTGGCCTTGACCAAGCTGGACGGCACGGCCAAGGGCGGTGTGATTTTCGCCCTGGCCAAACAGTTCGGGTTGCCGATTCGTTACATCGGCGTCGGTGAAGGCATCGACGACCTGCGCACCTTTGAAGCCGAACCCTTTGTACAGGCACTGTTTGCCGAGCGGGAGCGTTCATGA
- the ftsX gene encoding permease-like cell division protein FtsX: MSATRSPKVSERVAPKPADPQPKKKKRDDDDGPDFGTLLRAWIESHRASLLDSLRRLGKQPIGSFFTCLVMAVALSLPMGLSLLLNNVERLGGSWQRAAQISLYLNLDASTQQGEALRDEIKNMPGVAEAEYISRDQALEEFQQQSGLGEALKELPQNPLPGVVLVTPDEVDKPALEALRQKLAAMPKVQQAQLDLVWVERLAAILKLGDRFVFGLTVLLVSALLLVIGNTIRLHIENRRTEIEVIKLVGGTDSYVRRPFLYMGALYGFGAGVLSWGLLAFGLDWLNDAVIGLAGLYGSDFALAGVPVADGLSLLLGAVLLGYIGAWIAVARHLRELAPK, encoded by the coding sequence ATGAGTGCGACACGCAGCCCTAAAGTATCCGAACGCGTGGCGCCGAAACCGGCCGACCCGCAACCAAAAAAGAAAAAACGCGACGATGACGACGGTCCGGACTTCGGCACCCTGTTGCGTGCCTGGATCGAAAGTCACCGCGCCAGCCTGCTCGACAGTCTGCGCCGCCTGGGCAAGCAGCCGATCGGCAGCTTTTTCACCTGCCTGGTGATGGCCGTGGCCCTGAGCCTGCCGATGGGCTTGTCGTTGCTGCTCAACAATGTCGAGCGCCTGGGCGGTTCCTGGCAGCGCGCGGCGCAGATTTCGCTGTACCTGAACCTGGATGCCAGCACCCAGCAAGGCGAAGCGCTGCGCGACGAAATCAAGAACATGCCGGGCGTGGCGGAGGCCGAATACATCAGCCGCGACCAGGCGCTTGAGGAGTTCCAGCAACAATCCGGCCTGGGCGAGGCGCTCAAGGAGCTGCCGCAGAACCCGTTGCCGGGCGTGGTGCTGGTGACGCCGGACGAAGTGGACAAACCGGCCCTGGAAGCCCTGCGACAGAAACTTGCAGCGATGCCCAAGGTGCAACAGGCGCAACTTGATCTAGTCTGGGTAGAGCGCCTGGCCGCGATCCTCAAGCTGGGCGACCGCTTCGTGTTCGGTTTGACGGTGCTGCTGGTGTCTGCATTACTTTTGGTGATAGGTAATACCATTCGTCTTCATATTGAAAACCGCCGCACCGAGATAGAAGTGATTAAACTGGTCGGCGGCACGGACAGCTATGTGCGTCGTCCTTTTCTGTACATGGGCGCGCTTTATGGCTTCGGTGCCGGGGTTTTGTCCTGGGGCTTGCTGGCTTTTGGCCTGGACTGGCTGAACGATGCGGTTATCGGGCTGGCCGGCTTGTACGGCAGCGATTTCGCCCTGGCTGGGGTGCCGGTGGCCGATGGCCTGAGCCTCTTGCTTGGCGCGGTGCTGTTGGGGTATATCGGTGCGTGGATTGCGGTCGCACGGCATTTACGTGAGCTGGCGCCGAAGTAG